A window of Parasynechococcus marenigrum WH 8102 contains these coding sequences:
- a CDS encoding TIGR03943 family putative permease subunit produces MSRGLLLILWGWMVIWSVLSGRLDLLLRGVFHSLVGASGAVLIAAGLLLVIGHRRRREATRWPWLISAALGCLVLLIPPNPSFSDLASNRPQGLPEPTELAFVLPPEQRSLTEWVRLLRSQPDPQLVDGNPVNISGFVWRQPKGPPLIARLTVRCCLADATPAGLAVAWPEDAEPKANQWLAIQGRMTVAPRHGEPTAVVVPTVIKTIPRPERPLEP; encoded by the coding sequence ATGAGTCGCGGATTGCTGCTGATCCTCTGGGGATGGATGGTGATTTGGAGCGTGCTCAGCGGCCGCTTGGATCTGTTGCTGCGCGGAGTGTTTCACAGCCTGGTCGGTGCCTCTGGAGCCGTTTTGATCGCAGCAGGACTCCTGCTGGTGATCGGACATCGCCGCCGCCGTGAGGCCACGCGCTGGCCCTGGCTGATCAGCGCAGCACTGGGTTGTCTGGTGTTGCTGATCCCCCCGAACCCCTCCTTCAGTGATCTGGCGAGCAACCGCCCCCAGGGTCTGCCGGAGCCGACGGAGCTCGCCTTCGTGTTGCCGCCGGAGCAGCGCAGCCTCACGGAATGGGTGCGGCTGCTGCGCAGCCAGCCCGACCCGCAGCTGGTGGACGGAAATCCCGTCAACATCAGCGGCTTCGTGTGGCGGCAACCCAAGGGGCCGCCGTTGATCGCCAGGCTCACCGTGCGCTGTTGCCTGGCCGATGCCACCCCGGCGGGTCTTGCAGTGGCCTGGCCCGAGGATGCCGAACCAAAAGCCAACCAATGGTTGGCGATTCAGGGCCGGATGACGGTCGCCCCGCGCCATGGTGAACCCACCGCTGTGGTGGTGCCGACTGTGATCAAGACCATCCCCCGCCCCGAGCGACCGCTGGAGCCATGA
- a CDS encoding permease: MERVATAWAIFQGLLLEAIPFLLLGVVIAGLARWLVPQGAWISRLPRHPVLAPVTGALMGFALPACECGNVPVARRLLASGAPLGTGFGFLFAAPVLNPIVLASTWAAFPDQPWLLIARPLGAFLLAILLSMLLAKLPEAQLLETALLSERRLSQPLRKLDLLQRGSGLIGAPLPDSTAPRPQRPSLRNVLNQSSREFLDLLALLVLGCVIAATVQTWLPRSWLLAIGGAPTGSILALMLLAVVVSVCSSVDAFLALGFAAQVTPGALLAFLLLGPVVDLKLAGLFTVLIRPRAIAITAVAASLGVLLIGQWVNLWQL, from the coding sequence GTGGAACGAGTGGCCACCGCCTGGGCAATCTTTCAGGGGTTGCTCCTGGAGGCGATTCCGTTTCTGCTGCTGGGGGTGGTGATCGCAGGCCTGGCCCGTTGGCTGGTGCCCCAGGGGGCCTGGATCAGCCGGTTGCCCCGTCACCCAGTGCTCGCCCCGGTCACCGGCGCACTGATGGGGTTTGCCCTGCCGGCCTGCGAGTGCGGCAATGTGCCGGTCGCCCGCCGCCTGCTCGCCAGTGGCGCACCCTTGGGCACCGGCTTTGGATTCCTGTTTGCAGCACCGGTGCTCAATCCGATCGTGCTGGCCAGCACCTGGGCGGCCTTTCCCGATCAACCCTGGCTGCTGATCGCCAGGCCTCTGGGGGCTTTCCTTCTGGCCATCCTGCTGAGCATGCTCTTGGCAAAACTGCCCGAAGCACAGCTGCTGGAAACGGCGTTGTTGAGCGAACGGCGCCTCAGTCAACCGCTCCGCAAGCTCGACCTGCTGCAACGGGGCAGCGGGTTGATTGGTGCACCGCTGCCAGACAGCACGGCACCAAGGCCGCAGCGCCCATCACTGAGGAATGTGCTCAATCAAAGCAGTCGCGAATTCCTGGATCTGCTGGCTCTGCTGGTGCTCGGCTGCGTCATCGCCGCCACCGTGCAGACCTGGTTGCCGCGCAGCTGGCTGCTGGCGATCGGCGGGGCACCGACAGGATCAATCCTGGCGTTGATGCTGCTGGCGGTGGTGGTGTCGGTGTGCTCGAGCGTGGATGCCTTCCTCGCCCTCGGTTTCGCGGCGCAGGTGACCCCGGGCGCACTGCTGGCATTCCTGTTGCTTGGACCGGTTGTTGACCTCAAATTGGCGGGATTGTTCACAGTGCTGATTCGGCCCCGCGCCATCGCCATCACCGCCGTCGCTGCCAGCCTTGGTGTGTTGCTGATCGGCCAATGGGTCAACCTGTGGCAGCTGTGA